The window CATCGTCGCCGCGATCGTCACGCTCGGCGTGATGAACGCCTACCTGCCCGCCTTCGGCAAGCTCGGCGCCGCGCTCGGCCGCGACGGCGACCTGCCCCGGTTCTTCGCGAAGGGCGCCGCCGACGGACAGGTGCCGCGCCGTGCGCTCGCCCTCACCGGCGTGCTGATCCTCGGCTACTTCGGCCTCATGCTGCTCAACGACCTCGACCTCACCGGGTTCATCCTCATCCACACCAGCAACATGGTGGCGATCTACGCCGCCGGCATGCTCGCCGCCACCCTGCTGCTGAAGCGCTGGTCGTTCGGCTGGTGGCTCGCCGTCGTCGCGACGATCATGACCGCCGGACTGCTCGTGCTCGCCTGGCAGAACCTGCTCGTGCCGCTCGTGCCGCTCGTGCTCGCGTTCGCCGCGGTCGTCGTGACGGTCGTGCGACGCATCCGGGGTCGCCGCGGCGTCGCCGACACGAGCCCCGAGACATCCGCCGTCGCCCAAACCCCCGAGGAGCAACCCGCATGACAGAGTACCGCGCCCGTTTCGACGCCGACGTCGAGTTCGCGAACGGGGGAGGATTGCGCGCCGACGCATTCCGCCTCGACCTGCCGGCGGCCGACCTGACCGAGGCCGAGATCGCCGAGCTGCTCGTGCGCCACCTCGGGCTCACGCTCGTCGGCAGCGTGCGCCTCTCGAACCTCGAGGTCGTCGAGGAGGTGCACCGCGGATCGCGCGGCGTGACAGCCCCGACGACGCCCGCAGCATCGGGCCGCGGCGAGCTCGTCGACCTCAGCCACCCGATCCGCGCCGGACTCGTGACCTACCCCGGAATCCCCGCACCCGTCATCACGCCGCACCTCACGCGCGAGGCTTCCCGCGGCATGTACGCGCCGGGCACCGAGTTCGAGATCGACATCATCGCGATGGCCGGCAACACGGGCACCTACCTCGACAGCCCGTTCCACAGATACGCCGAGGGGGGCGACCTGGCGAGCCTCGAACTCGAGACCCTCGTCGGCCTGCCCGCCGAGGTGTTCCGGCTGACGGATGCGGCGAGCCGCGGCATCCCGGCCGAGGTGTTCTTCGACCGCGACCTCACCGGCACCGCGGTGCTGCTGCACACCGGATTCGACCGCTACTTCGGCACCCCCGAGTACGGGCACGGGTCGCCCTTCCTCACCGAGGCGGGCGCCAGGCACCTCGTCGGCGCCGGGGTCGCCCTCGTCGGCATCGACGCACTGAACATCGACGACACCGAATCGGGCGGCGAGCGGCCGGCGCACTCGCTGCTGCTCGAGGCGGGCATCCACGTGGTCGAGCACCTCACCGGCCTCGAGCGGGTTCCCGTGCGCGGCGCGCGCTTCACCGCCGCACCGC is drawn from Agromyces sp. Leaf222 and contains these coding sequences:
- a CDS encoding cyclase family protein, coding for MTEYRARFDADVEFANGGGLRADAFRLDLPAADLTEAEIAELLVRHLGLTLVGSVRLSNLEVVEEVHRGSRGVTAPTTPAASGRGELVDLSHPIRAGLVTYPGIPAPVITPHLTREASRGMYAPGTEFEIDIIAMAGNTGTYLDSPFHRYAEGGDLASLELETLVGLPAEVFRLTDAASRGIPAEVFFDRDLTGTAVLLHTGFDRYFGTPEYGHGSPFLTEAGARHLVGAGVALVGIDALNIDDTESGGERPAHSLLLEAGIHVVEHLTGLERVPVRGARFTAAPPRVEGFGTFPVRAFAEVPTAE